In Rutidosis leptorrhynchoides isolate AG116_Rl617_1_P2 chromosome 6, CSIRO_AGI_Rlap_v1, whole genome shotgun sequence, the DNA window TCCTGGTGCGTTCTTCATTCCAAACGGCATTACTATAAACTCATGATGTCTGTAGCGTGTTCAGAATACTGTCTTTGGTATATCAATCTCATTTACTCTCATATGATGATAACCTAACCTCAGatcatcttagagtaacatccagttccttgcaactgatcaaacagATCAACGATTCTTGGTAACgggtatctattcttgatagtctgCTTATTCAGTTCTCTGTAATCAACAAAGAGTCTCATAGCTCCATCCTTGTTCCTAACAAAGAGCACGGATGCTCtccatggtgaagaacttggtctaATGAATCCCTTGTCTAAAGGCTCTTGTAACTGACTAGATAACTCTTGCAACTTAGAAGGTGCAATCTCTACGGTGCGCGTGCTACAGGCGTCGCTCCTggcattaagtcaatctgaaattctacgtctctatgcggtggaagacatggtagttctctcggaaggaccttaaggtaaatttctaacggttgggacatcttcgggtctcttaactgctgattcaactttgctcacatATGTCCGAATTGCGAGACATCCCTATCTCATGTATTTCTGGACCTTCGAGCATTTAATGTATCgcaacggtgtactgatcttctctccgtacaccattattgaTTCGCCTCCGGTAAAAGGAATTCGAATAGTCTTCTGGCTACAACAACTTCGGTCTTGTCGTCAGATAAccggtccattccaaccacaaggtcaaatatAAAAATATGGTAGTCAAAGTAAAATAATttaactccaaacatcactcaagtggatttctattgtaatggctcTCCAATTGTCGAAAAAAGTACTGTTCAGTCCGGAAAGTTGTTATGAGCTTAACGGTATGGGACTTAGCTTCTAATTTGCAAAGGTTTAGGAGCAATCGTTGATTAAAGTTTGGCGTGAGTGTCGGGTGTGAGACGTTTACGATGGGATGGTATGATCAACCTTCTTAAAACTTGACCTCCTCAAACTAACATGACATCAATCACGATGCATTTTATAGAGTTCACGTTGTCCAAGCAGATATTGGATTCTAAATGTTGTGATGGAATTCTCTAGTGATAAAGCTTCTATCAGTACCGGTGTTCGTAGGGTATAAAAATTATGAttgttaatggtgtatcctaggagatacacgcataaaaacatcatttttatacagaagACTCAAAGAGCACAAGAGATAGCTAAAATTGTTGATCTTCAGAATTTATCGCCCAATGTCCAGCAGGCCGCCcatcgtcaagcgtaagccctacaGGCAGCTTCtttgcataagccctttaactcagcgcgtgaacggcacgcagccacgtcagcacacgccaccgacattccggatacttcatgtaacagaaccattcagtgattgacatgagtatcccgtgaatttcagacattctacgcctataaatagaccccctgggtcaccacatttcacatcaatctgatatgaacttcagtcagagagaagtacactttctctctcacacagttctttctcactctaaaacaacattagccgcttagcagcagtgtgctagacggatcattacagattgatccacagattgattgaggccaccccacagatcttacatctgtgttccgggtctacatagattatttctcgagggcaaacaacaatcaacagtatacgccacacgctaaGCAGCTagttttctgtactagtaccttacagcaaCTATACagaaaatcgtactaacagatggCACCACCCGTTCTAAAGAACCACTAAACTTTTAAGAGCACCAAAAGGCGTAACTGTCAGATAACACCCATTGAAGCAAACATGATACATTCATGGTAATTCGGACAGCGAAGAAAAGCAGAAACGTTAGAAGATTGGAAACAGGAAATGATTGCTTTTCCTTCCATGTTTAACACAAATCCATCTGACGCTCCTGTAGTGATTGAAGCTCGAATAGAAAATTGTGTTGTTGGAGGAATATATACCGATACCGGAGCTGGAGAAGATatcatgtatgaacattgttttATACAACTACCGAACAGAGATAAGGCTAAGCTAAAGGACACATTTGTTCCCTTAGCAAGCTTTGCTAATGATCCATCATGGTTAGAAGGAAGCGTAGTTTTAGAAGTTGTATTGGGAAAAACGCCATTTAAAAGAACTGCCCATATTGAATTTTTGGTTGTAAAAGCAAATTCGCAGTATAATGTCATTTTAGGACGATCAGCCATGATGGCATTCGGAGCTGTGACGTCAACAGTACACGAAATGATGAAATTCCCCACACCGACTGGCATTGCCACTCTATACGCTGAACGGAGAAGACCAATAGAATGTGTACAAATAAACAGAACAGCTGTTACAAAATCTTAGCCACAAATTTGGATGTTTTTGCATGGCAAGATTCTGATATGACTGGAGTACCACGTCATGTGGCTGAACATAAGCTTGGTGTGAATCCTAATATTCCACCAGTGTGTCAGAAGAAAAGAGGCATGGCTCCAGATCGAACAAAATTTCTCAAAGAAGAAGTTAAAAAATTGGTGGATGCTGGAATATTGAGGGAAGTAAAATACCAAACATGGGTAGCAAACCCGGTTATGGTAAGAAAGCCAGATAATTCATGGAGGATGTGTGTAGACTTCACAGATttaaataaagcatgtccaaaagaCAATTATCCTTTACCAGAAATTGGTTGGAAAGTGGAGTCTGTAAGTGGGTATTAGTTTAAATCCTTTTTAGATGCATtcaagggatatcatcaaatcccaatggcaATACGTGATCAAGATAAAACAGCATTCCACACACCAGATGGAATTTTCTGCTATATCATGATGCCTTTCGGATTAAAGAATGCAGGGGCAACTTACCAGCGCGTAATTGATAAAGCATTTAAAGATCAAATAGGTAAAAATGTAGAAgcctatgttgatgacattgtcatcaagaGCCATAGAGAAGACAGCATGCTCAGAGATACTCTTGAAATGTTTGAATCATTACGAAAGGTCAATATGAAATTGAATCCTAAGAAGTGTAATTTTGGTGTAGAAGAAGGCAAATTCTTAGGTTATATTGTTACAGAGAGAGGAATCaaggctaatccaaaaaagattcaAGCAATTGAAAATATGATATCTCCTAAAACAAAGAAAGAAGTTCAAAGCCTGAATGGACGATTAGCAGCTTTAACAAGGTTTCTACCAAGAGCAACAGATCGATCGTTACCATTTATGAAGGTTTTAAAAAGCTGTTTGAACAAAAAAGATTTTAAGTGGACAGAGGAAGCAGAAAAAGCTTTTCAGGATATTAAGCAACTCTTGAAAGAATTACCTACTTTAACTGCACCGATAGAAGGAGAAACGTTAATTTTGTATTTGGCTGCTTCCGCAGAGGCCATCAGTTCGATCTTGATCACAGAACGAAAGGGAATACAAATGCCTATATACTTTGTCAGTAAAGTATTGCAACAGAGTGAAGTTAACTATCCACCAATTGAAAAATTGGTATATGCTTTAACACACACAGCTAGGCGACTCAGGTGATATTTTCAGGCACATTCAATCCTGGTAATGATAGACCAGCTGATATAATATATTTTGAGAAATCCAGAGTCATCAGGACGACTAGCAAAATGGGCAATTGAATTGGGAgaatatgaaataaatttttcaCCTCGACatgcagtcaaaggtcaaattttGGAAGATTTTTTATTAGAAACAACAGAAAAGGTCGATCATCCGCCAAACGTTACAGCTAGTAATCATGTTTGGGAGTtgcatactgatggtgcatcaaatGAGGAAGGTGTTGGTGCAGGGTTAGTATTTACCAGTCCAGAAGGTGAGGAGCACACGCATGCATTACGGTTTTGTTTCTATGCATCTAATAATGAagcagaatatgaagcattgcttttCGGCCTCCACATAGCGTCAGAAATGGGAATAAAACA includes these proteins:
- the LOC139854437 gene encoding uncharacterized protein yields the protein MIAFPSMFNTNPSDAPVVIEARIENCVVGGIYTDTGAGEDIMYEHCFIQLPNRDKAKLKDTFVPLASFANDPSWLEGSVVLEVVLGKTPFKRTAHIEFLVVKANSQYNVILGRSAMMAFGAVTSTNSCYKILATNLDVFAWQDSDMTGVPRHVAEHKLGVNPNIPPVCQKKRGMAPDRTKFLKEEVKKLVDAGILREVKYQTWVANPVMVRKPDNSWRMCVDFTDLNKACPKDNYPLPEIGWKVESVSGY
- the LOC139854438 gene encoding uncharacterized protein — protein: MAIRDQDKTAFHTPDGIFCYIMMPFGLKNAGATYQRVIDKAFKDQIGKNVEAYVDDIVIKSHREDSMLRDTLEMFESLRKVNMKLNPKKCNFGVEEGKFLGYIVTERGIKANPKKIQAIENMISPKTKKEVQSLNGRLAALTRFLPRATDRSLPFMKVLKSCLNKKDFKWTEEAEKAFQDIKQLLKELPTLTAPIEGETLILYLAASAEAISSILITERKGIQMPIYFVSKVLQQSEVNYPPIEKLSSGRLAKWAIELGEYEINFSPRHAVKGQILEDFLLETTEKVDHPPNVTASNHVWELHTDGASNEEGVGAGLVFTSPEGEEHTHALRFCFYASNNEAEYEALLFGLHIASEMGIKHLRACVDSQIMAQQVNRGFEAKDVYMKQYLQLVEKISKHFNTLEVVQIPRNKNKKADVLSKLATLTFDHLHKKVLVEVLKYKSVDEKIVVATVEERESCWITPYVKYLQDGTLPTDAMEERRIRISAPLYVLENGILYRKSFSGPNLRCLTPQQAIDVV